In one window of Nocardiopsis aegyptia DNA:
- a CDS encoding helix-turn-helix transcriptional regulator has translation MVLLLSHDLHVLGQTPETHEYLRVLVPPGQGRPPIQASAYNVAVQLLAREDGVDPHPPYARVHLSDGLWLTLRAARMGSARPSERNIAVTIEEASPGERVAVFARAFGLGDREAEVLGRLVAGADTREVASRMFLSECTVQDHLKSVFAKTAVHSRRALLARALGT, from the coding sequence GTGGTGCTGCTGCTCTCGCACGACCTCCACGTGCTCGGACAGACGCCCGAGACACACGAGTACCTGCGCGTCCTCGTCCCCCCGGGCCAGGGGCGCCCGCCGATCCAGGCGAGCGCCTACAACGTGGCCGTGCAACTCCTGGCCCGCGAGGACGGCGTCGACCCCCACCCGCCCTACGCACGGGTGCACCTCTCCGACGGGCTCTGGCTGACCCTGCGCGCGGCCAGGATGGGCAGTGCCCGACCCTCCGAACGGAACATCGCGGTCACCATCGAGGAGGCCTCACCCGGCGAGCGCGTCGCGGTGTTCGCCAGGGCCTTCGGACTCGGCGACCGCGAGGCCGAGGTGCTGGGCCGCCTGGTGGCCGGAGCCGACACCAGGGAGGTCGCGAGCCGGATGTTCCTGTCCGAGTGCACCGTGCAGGACCACCTGAAGTCGGTGTTCGCCAAGACCGCCGTGCACAGCCGCCGCGCCCTGCTGGCCCGCGCCCTGGGCACCTGA